DNA sequence from the Pseudoxanthomonas indica genome:
ACCCGCGCGCCAATCCATTCGTGGCGGCAGTACTGGCAGATCAGAACATCGCTGCCAAGCTTGTGGCGGATGTCGGTGGCGCCGCACTTCGGGCAGCGGTTCAGTCCGTCCTTGAGTTCGGCCGAGGCGGTATCCAGCGCCACCGGATCCGGCGCCTGCAGTTCCTCGCGGATGGCGTCGGGCAGGCTCGCCGGGTCGACCGGAAACTGGCCGGGCAGGGGCGGTACGTCGCGCGGCGAACCGGGGCCGGTGACGGACGCCGCCGGTAGCGGCGGCGGTACTTTGGGGTCGGACATGGGTGTCGTGCGCCTTGCCTGTTACAGACCCAATGCCTTGGCTTTGAGTGCGTCGTAGTCCTGCTGCGTGATCAAGCCCAGGTCCAGCATTTCCTTGGCCTTTTTCAACTTGGCGACCGGATCATCGGCAGCGGGTGCGGCCGGAGCCACCGGCTGTTGCAGGCCACCGATACCACCGAGCATGCCCGAGGCCATGCCCACGCCCACCAGGCCTGCCGCGCCGCCGTTCTCGCCTGCCGACTGGATGCCCTGCGCCACGCTCGCCTGCAAATTGGAGTTGCCACGCCCGCCCGACAGCGCATCGGCGCGCTGCACGGTCTTGAGCAGTTCGCGCGTGTTGGCGTCGTACTCGATGGAGACGATGGCGGTCTTGACGATGGCCAGGCCGCGATCGGACTTCCACTGATAACCCTGTTCCACCGCATCGGACAGACTCTTGGCAAAGCCCAGCGAATCCTGCTGCAGCTTGGTGATGCGATTGCCCTTGGCCGGATCATTGGAGTACAGGCTGAAAGCCGGCGCGAGCGAACCCACCACCTCGTTGAACAGCTGGCCGGCGGCAGCGTTGTCCATGTCGGTGAAGTCGAACACCTTGCCCGGCTGCAGGTAGCTGGCCGGCACGAAGTTCTTCACGAACAGAATCGGGTCGACAATCTTCAAGGTGTACGAGCCGCGCGTGACCGCGCCGACCTGGGTATTGAGGAAGCCGTCGTCCCAGTAGATTTCCGACTGCGTGCCGAAGCGGTTGTCCGGCAGTTCCTTGAGCGATACGAAGAACGCCGCCTGCTGGCCGCCCGGCTGGCCGCCGAACTTGAAGCGTTCCCAGCTCTGCTTGATCAGCGGGCTGACGATGCCGTCGCCGGCGAAGATGGACTGGGAGTTGATGTCGTCCGAGCGCCATTCGTAACCGCCCGGCTCGGCGACGAAGCCAGTGATCTTGCCGTCCTGGAACAGCAGCAGGCCGTAGCCTTCGGGCACGACGATCTTCGAGCCGTTGCTGATGATGTTGGACGAGCCGCTGGTGTTCGAACCGCGGCCGGCGTTGGTGCCCTGCGGCACGGCGGCGAACAGCGCCGCAGTGGCGGGCAGGCCCGCCGGCACGGTGTAGAAGTCCTTCCACTGATCCGCCAGAACGCCGCCGACTGCGCCTGCTACTGCCTGTACGAGACCCATGACAACTCCTTAACGTTTTTGGGGGCGGGCGTGGCGCCCGGATGCGCTACTAAATATAGCAGTGGGGTGTTACGGACAAGGCCGGAAGTCATGGCGGGCTCTTTTTGTTTGTCGGCGGTTGAATGGGTGGGTTCCTTGTGATGGTTGGGCGTTGGTTGGCGCTGGCGCGGCGGCGCTACGTTGGTTTGGTTTCTACGCGCTCCCCGCGAGGGGTAACTTTCTTTTCTTGTGCAAAAGAAAGTCACCAAAGAAAACACACCCCAGGCGGCACGCCCTGCGCGCTGCGCGCTCCGGGTCCGCTCCCGGTTCGGGAATTTTTGGAGCACACATCCTGTGTGTCCAAAAACGCCGCGCATCCATGCGCGGCGCCCTGCGGGTTTTACCCGAACCACTCGCCGTGCCTCATGGGGACCCGAAAAGCCGAAAAGCCGAAAAGCCGAAAAGCCGAAAAGCCGAAAAGCCGAAAAGCTGGAATGCTCAAAGCTCAAAGCTCAAAGCTCAAAGCTCAAAGCTCAAAGCTCAAAGCGAGCAAATCACTAGTTT
Encoded proteins:
- a CDS encoding SPFH domain-containing protein, which produces MGLVQAVAGAVGGVLADQWKDFYTVPAGLPATAALFAAVPQGTNAGRGSNTSGSSNIISNGSKIVVPEGYGLLLFQDGKITGFVAEPGGYEWRSDDINSQSIFAGDGIVSPLIKQSWERFKFGGQPGGQQAAFFVSLKELPDNRFGTQSEIYWDDGFLNTQVGAVTRGSYTLKIVDPILFVKNFVPASYLQPGKVFDFTDMDNAAAGQLFNEVVGSLAPAFSLYSNDPAKGNRITKLQQDSLGFAKSLSDAVEQGYQWKSDRGLAIVKTAIVSIEYDANTRELLKTVQRADALSGGRGNSNLQASVAQGIQSAGENGGAAGLVGVGMASGMLGGIGGLQQPVAPAAPAADDPVAKLKKAKEMLDLGLITQQDYDALKAKALGL